Proteins from one Catenuloplanes atrovinosus genomic window:
- a CDS encoding DUF3626 domain-containing protein encodes MELHQRAVAHVAARATGSPLPDGVAVTLHFHPDRLTVTGEPILDAMRRDNRYRSQFETRTSNGGLTAHPGGDRWRWESGLFGAVYDDAGPWHRPVYGSLNLRGLPTGGSPRFGSAHFRLAPHALDRTTFCFPDSAAGPHTFGVRGSMPEVSTAGLDPLDDYVEAHVHGPVLLDRDVEALVLDPSYAGTAVEAAARALPCPVEWHPGFRVSAGELRRHPGYRPDPGREFAERLAGDGLLVPRSLGDAAREPGHDPQVLKWAWHYLARFGR; translated from the coding sequence ATGGAGCTGCATCAACGCGCTGTCGCGCACGTCGCCGCGCGCGCCACCGGTTCGCCCCTGCCCGACGGCGTCGCCGTCACGCTGCACTTCCACCCCGACCGGCTCACCGTGACCGGCGAGCCGATCCTCGACGCGATGCGGCGGGACAACCGGTACCGGTCGCAGTTCGAGACGCGGACCAGCAACGGGGGCCTGACCGCGCACCCGGGCGGCGACCGGTGGCGGTGGGAGAGCGGCCTGTTCGGCGCGGTCTACGACGACGCCGGGCCGTGGCACCGCCCGGTCTACGGCTCGCTCAACCTCCGGGGCCTGCCGACCGGCGGCTCGCCCCGGTTCGGGTCGGCGCACTTCCGGCTGGCGCCGCACGCGCTCGACCGCACCACGTTCTGCTTCCCGGACAGCGCGGCCGGGCCGCACACGTTCGGCGTGCGCGGCAGCATGCCGGAGGTGTCCACGGCCGGGCTCGACCCGCTCGACGACTACGTGGAGGCGCACGTGCACGGCCCGGTGCTGCTGGACCGCGACGTGGAGGCGCTGGTGCTCGATCCGAGCTACGCGGGGACCGCGGTGGAGGCGGCGGCGCGCGCGCTGCCCTGCCCGGTGGAGTGGCACCCGGGCTTCCGGGTGAGCGCGGGCGAGCTGCGCCGGCATCCCGGCTACCGCCCGGACCCGGGCCGCGAGTTCGCGGAGCGCCTGGCCGGCGACGGTCTGCTGGTGCCCCGGTCGCTCGGCGACGCGGCGCGCGAGCCCGGCCATGATCCGCAGGTGCTGAAGTGGGCCTGGCACTACCTCGCGCGATTCGGCCGGTAA
- a CDS encoding spermidine synthase, with product MNLPDPAAGVAMPTGFGLAELVPDATAPGAWTLTVDGVPQSYVDVGDPTRMKFDYMRRLVTVVDTAAEPGAPLRVLHLGGGALSLPRFVAATRPGSVQTVVDRDELLMALIWERLPLPEDAGVTVLLGDARETLESLPDDEFDLVVADVYQAARMPRSIAGTGFVREASRVLRPDGLLAVNVVDVPPLARTRVLAATLAAVLPDVCVIGEAGMLRGRKYGNTVLVAGMSERRIPVDRLAALAERDPEPGRVIGGDALAGFTGGAAPLDDPIVTG from the coding sequence GTGAATCTGCCTGATCCCGCCGCGGGGGTGGCGATGCCGACCGGGTTCGGCCTCGCGGAGCTGGTTCCGGACGCGACGGCGCCGGGCGCGTGGACGCTGACGGTGGACGGCGTCCCTCAGTCGTACGTCGACGTCGGCGATCCGACGCGGATGAAGTTCGACTACATGCGGCGGCTGGTGACCGTGGTGGACACGGCGGCGGAGCCGGGCGCACCGCTGCGCGTGCTGCACCTGGGCGGCGGCGCGCTGAGCCTGCCGCGGTTCGTCGCGGCCACCCGGCCCGGGTCGGTGCAGACCGTGGTCGACCGGGACGAGCTGCTGATGGCGCTGATCTGGGAGCGGCTGCCGCTGCCCGAGGACGCCGGCGTGACGGTGCTGCTCGGCGACGCGCGGGAAACGCTGGAGAGCCTGCCGGACGACGAGTTCGACCTGGTCGTCGCGGATGTGTACCAGGCGGCCCGCATGCCGCGCAGCATCGCCGGCACCGGGTTCGTGCGCGAGGCGAGCCGGGTGCTGCGGCCGGACGGGCTGCTCGCGGTGAACGTGGTGGACGTGCCGCCGCTGGCCCGGACGCGGGTGCTGGCGGCGACGCTGGCCGCGGTGCTGCCGGACGTGTGCGTGATCGGCGAGGCGGGCATGCTGCGCGGCCGGAAGTACGGGAACACGGTGCTGGTCGCCGGGATGTCCGAGCGGCGAATCCCGGTGGACCGGCTGGCCGCGCTGGCGGAGCGCGACCCGGAGCCGGGCCGGGTGATCGGCGGCGACGCCCTGGCCGGGTTCACCGGCGGCGCCGCACCGCTGGACGACCCGATCGTCACGGGGTGA
- a CDS encoding PPC domain-containing protein, producing the protein MNARTTLRKTAPPLLVLALAVTVAAPAPAQAEPPAPGKNLTATGANPYLSIGGKTPLGARGASGLTFGLDGRVTSTEVAAWQRVMATGTTAAGARPGGGGAYSEREPATVRGRNDTRPEFIRGVGSGRHESGSFTIGGTLASEVPPRVPLAPPAEDDGAIPLATDTGIAAQQRAVTTSGTIGDGPHGAAGTGTGDFDFYRLTGRAGEVVTADVDTPGGVLDSVAILYAADGTLLGGNDDQAPPEDLSSLFSIELPADGTYYVAIGGWSPQLLPADPNDPASGPGAESEGPYELLLQVAVEDRDSYAVDLDKGDVLGLNVTGGANTLSIYDPSGTLVFGSPGDLSYIMPAESALPKGGNATADHIAAVSGRHRIVVGRGAGAYTANALITRPPAETRPRGTTQTLLLDTDGATIDPDIFNVGVTPGERPVTGLSAFLPNWGLTEADLPRLLDVMTRTVETQLNLARRDARVDQLAVRVVTSEDGPETWGAPDTSRVIMGGTIEELGIPTVGIAQSIDPGNFDREETAIVLLDLLSGPAGDPVSLNTYLTPASDRVAFVGRVLGNLVSHEAGHYLGNWHLASTDDQLNIMDEGGADPSFFFGVGPDRVGGTADDVFARFGPGPFSEFEGILGTEDTAVRTAWALVKPKGR; encoded by the coding sequence GTGAACGCACGCACAACCCTGCGCAAGACCGCACCGCCACTGCTCGTCCTCGCCCTGGCCGTCACCGTGGCGGCTCCCGCACCGGCCCAGGCCGAACCACCGGCGCCGGGCAAGAACCTGACCGCGACCGGTGCGAACCCGTACCTGTCGATCGGCGGGAAGACCCCGCTGGGTGCGCGCGGCGCGTCCGGCCTGACGTTCGGCCTGGACGGCAGGGTGACCAGCACCGAGGTCGCCGCCTGGCAGCGCGTGATGGCCACCGGCACGACCGCGGCCGGCGCCCGGCCGGGTGGCGGCGGGGCGTACTCGGAGCGCGAGCCGGCCACGGTTCGCGGCCGCAACGACACGCGGCCGGAGTTCATCCGGGGCGTCGGCTCCGGGCGGCACGAGTCCGGCTCGTTCACGATCGGTGGCACGCTCGCGTCCGAGGTCCCGCCGCGGGTGCCGCTGGCGCCGCCGGCCGAGGACGACGGCGCGATCCCGCTGGCCACGGACACCGGCATCGCGGCGCAGCAGCGCGCGGTCACCACCAGCGGCACGATCGGCGACGGCCCGCACGGCGCGGCCGGCACCGGCACCGGCGACTTCGACTTCTACCGGCTGACCGGCCGGGCGGGCGAGGTCGTGACCGCGGACGTGGACACGCCGGGCGGGGTGCTGGACAGCGTGGCGATCCTCTACGCGGCGGACGGCACGCTGCTCGGCGGCAACGACGACCAGGCACCGCCGGAGGACCTCAGCAGCCTGTTCTCGATCGAGCTGCCCGCGGACGGCACGTACTACGTGGCGATCGGCGGCTGGAGCCCGCAGCTGCTCCCGGCCGATCCGAACGATCCGGCGAGCGGTCCGGGCGCGGAGTCCGAGGGGCCGTACGAGCTGCTGCTGCAGGTGGCCGTCGAGGACCGGGACTCGTACGCGGTGGACCTGGACAAGGGCGACGTGCTCGGGCTGAACGTGACCGGCGGCGCGAACACGCTGTCCATCTACGACCCGAGCGGCACGCTGGTGTTCGGCTCGCCGGGCGACCTGTCCTACATCATGCCGGCCGAGTCGGCGCTGCCGAAGGGCGGCAACGCGACCGCGGACCACATCGCCGCGGTCTCCGGCCGGCACCGGATCGTGGTCGGGCGGGGTGCCGGCGCCTACACGGCCAACGCGCTGATCACCCGGCCGCCGGCGGAGACGCGGCCGCGGGGCACGACGCAGACGCTGCTGCTGGACACGGACGGCGCCACGATCGACCCGGACATCTTCAACGTCGGCGTGACGCCGGGCGAGCGGCCGGTGACCGGGCTCTCCGCGTTCCTGCCGAACTGGGGGCTGACCGAGGCGGATCTGCCGCGGCTGCTGGACGTGATGACGCGGACCGTGGAGACCCAGCTCAACCTGGCCCGCCGGGACGCGCGCGTGGACCAGCTGGCCGTGCGCGTGGTGACCAGCGAGGACGGTCCGGAGACCTGGGGCGCCCCGGACACCAGCCGGGTGATCATGGGCGGCACCATCGAGGAGCTGGGCATCCCCACGGTGGGCATCGCGCAGTCGATCGACCCGGGCAACTTCGACCGGGAGGAGACCGCGATCGTGCTGCTGGACCTGCTCAGCGGCCCGGCCGGTGACCCGGTCTCGCTGAACACGTACCTCACGCCGGCCAGCGACCGGGTCGCGTTCGTCGGCCGGGTGCTGGGCAACCTGGTCAGCCACGAGGCCGGTCACTACCTGGGCAACTGGCACCTCGCCAGCACCGACGACCAGCTGAACATCATGGACGAGGGCGGCGCCGACCCGTCGTTCTTCTTCGGTGTCGGCCCGGACCGGGTGGGCGGCACGGCGGACGACGTGTTCGCCCGCTTCGGCCCCGGCCCGTTCAGCGAGTTCGAGGGCATCCTCGGCACCGAGGACACCGCGGTCCGGACGGCCTGGGCACTGGTCAAACCCAAGGGCCGATGA
- a CDS encoding Hpt domain-containing protein: MSDVEARETAVRERLLDIAGPDPSPAERELMIRLLGNFLRKVPAMLDHLETTLAADDLAPARVAAHALRGSASNIGADGLAVLAGALEDELRAGHRPAAGSITALRTESDAVRPLLTAAAHRLSTAPPA, encoded by the coding sequence ATGAGCGACGTCGAGGCCCGCGAGACCGCGGTGCGGGAGCGGCTGCTGGACATCGCCGGCCCGGACCCCTCCCCCGCCGAGCGTGAGCTGATGATCCGCCTGCTCGGCAACTTCCTCCGCAAGGTACCCGCCATGCTCGACCACCTCGAGACCACGCTGGCCGCGGACGACCTCGCCCCGGCCCGCGTCGCCGCACACGCCCTGCGCGGCTCGGCCTCCAACATCGGCGCGGACGGCCTGGCGGTTCTGGCGGGCGCGCTCGAGGACGAACTCCGCGCCGGCCACCGCCCCGCCGCCGGCTCCATCACCGCCCTCCGCACCGAATCCGATGCCGTGCGCCCCCTGCTCACCGCCGCCGCCCACCGCCTCTCCACCGCACCACCGGCGTGA
- a CDS encoding deoxyguanosinetriphosphate triphosphohydrolase family protein, giving the protein MAESEDPRAQRLSGTGRAGGDLAGSPFRADRDRIVSSTFFARLGGVTQVISPGGSGLLVHNRLTHSLKVAQVGRAIAERLLARAEHRDLLEKLGGCDPDVVEAASLAHDLGHPPFGHLGERVLDRLAREKLGLADGFEGNAQSYRIVTSTEIRGEARGETIIGLDLTAAVRAAMLKYPWTRRGYPAPHPSTLSPAPRGATVPAGDPDGGSLKFGAYGTEVRDLRHARAPFEGRIPDWQQTAEASIMDTADDIAYAIHDVEDFYRVGVLRQGEVAAELSAWQRHAGELAIESDAALELTARRPGRSIERLRRTLHRKDSWVSDDEAFATAVAHVRRELVDGLLSAPFDGSVEAEHAVSRFSDTWTRGLVDAITVTATPSMRSGHVLLSPVQWHEVQVLKFVHHRFVLERPDLALHQRGQARLLGTLVEALLAWLDDPDETTRLPRRLHDLVELAEAELDPATPHRAARARGRAIVDFVASLTDNQAVAMLDALSGRSGQLWTDAFVL; this is encoded by the coding sequence ATGGCTGAGTCGGAGGATCCGCGAGCGCAGCGGCTGTCCGGTACCGGGCGGGCGGGCGGTGATCTCGCCGGTTCGCCGTTCCGGGCGGACCGGGACCGGATCGTGTCGTCGACGTTCTTCGCCCGGCTCGGCGGCGTCACCCAGGTGATCAGTCCCGGCGGGTCGGGGCTGCTGGTGCACAACCGGCTGACGCACAGCCTCAAGGTGGCGCAGGTCGGGCGCGCGATCGCGGAGCGGCTGCTGGCCCGCGCCGAGCACCGCGACCTGCTGGAGAAGCTCGGCGGCTGCGACCCGGACGTGGTGGAGGCGGCGTCGCTGGCGCACGACCTCGGGCACCCGCCGTTCGGGCACCTCGGCGAGCGCGTGCTGGACCGGCTGGCGCGGGAGAAGCTCGGGCTCGCGGACGGGTTCGAGGGCAACGCGCAGTCGTACCGGATCGTGACCAGCACCGAGATCCGCGGCGAGGCGCGCGGCGAGACGATCATCGGGCTGGACCTGACCGCGGCCGTGCGCGCCGCGATGCTCAAGTACCCGTGGACGCGCCGCGGCTACCCGGCACCGCACCCGTCCACGCTGAGCCCGGCGCCGCGCGGCGCCACCGTGCCGGCCGGTGACCCGGACGGCGGGTCGCTGAAGTTCGGCGCGTACGGCACGGAGGTCCGCGACCTGCGGCACGCCCGCGCGCCGTTTGAGGGCCGGATCCCGGACTGGCAGCAGACCGCGGAGGCGTCCATCATGGACACCGCGGACGACATCGCCTACGCGATCCACGACGTCGAGGACTTCTACCGCGTCGGCGTGCTGCGCCAGGGCGAGGTCGCGGCGGAACTCTCCGCCTGGCAGCGGCACGCGGGCGAACTGGCCATCGAGTCGGACGCGGCGCTGGAGCTCACCGCGCGCCGCCCCGGCCGGTCGATCGAACGGCTGCGGCGCACGCTGCACCGCAAGGACTCCTGGGTCAGCGACGACGAGGCGTTCGCCACCGCGGTCGCGCACGTGCGGCGCGAACTGGTCGACGGACTGCTCTCCGCGCCGTTCGACGGCTCGGTCGAGGCCGAGCACGCGGTGTCCCGGTTCTCCGACACCTGGACGCGCGGCCTGGTCGACGCGATCACCGTGACCGCGACGCCGTCCATGCGCTCCGGGCACGTGCTGCTCTCCCCGGTGCAGTGGCACGAGGTGCAGGTGCTCAAGTTCGTCCACCACCGCTTCGTGCTGGAGCGCCCCGACCTGGCACTGCACCAGCGCGGCCAGGCCCGGCTGCTCGGCACGCTGGTGGAGGCGCTGCTCGCCTGGCTGGACGACCCGGACGAGACCACCCGCCTGCCGCGCCGCCTGCACGACCTGGTCGAGCTGGCCGAGGCCGAGCTGGACCCGGCCACGCCGCACCGCGCGGCCCGGGCCCGCGGGCGGGCGATCGTCGACTTCGTGGCCTCGCTGACCGACAACCAGGCGGTGGCGATGCTCGACGCGCTCTCCGGACGCTCCGGCCAGCTCTGGACCGACGCGTTCGTGCTCTGA
- a CDS encoding FAD/NAD(P)-binding protein translates to MTVAIIGAGASGILTAAALHRRCPGRPLIMIDEHVPGGPAYRAPEPWHLLNSRAAAMGPDFAAPDPEEFRPRRAYGDHLRAILAGTPVELRTDRAVRIGPGPVVHLARGRPVRATDVVLALGPPRPAVPAFVAGHPELVPDPWAPGALDAIDPDRPVVIAGTGLTAVDVALTLLRRNRAAPVVMVSRRGLLPRVHEAVRPEPAPVGELVARARSPRSLVRGIRELAARHPGGWQAVVDAVRPHANALWAAASDADRERFLRHCARHWDVHRHRMPPAVAADLARFRDSGALLVRTVAGFDRGNAQVVSAAGPGRLPEAADPLIGALIADGLARAGPYGLGLDVAAPLWVVGPLRRGRLWETTAIPEIRDQAEEVALRLDQAYVSGVAA, encoded by the coding sequence ATGACAGTCGCGATCATCGGGGCCGGCGCGAGCGGCATCCTCACCGCCGCCGCGCTCCACCGCCGATGTCCGGGCCGGCCCCTGATCATGATCGACGAGCACGTGCCCGGCGGCCCGGCGTACCGCGCGCCCGAGCCGTGGCACCTGCTCAACTCGCGCGCGGCCGCGATGGGACCGGACTTCGCCGCGCCCGACCCGGAGGAGTTCCGGCCCCGGCGGGCGTACGGCGACCACCTGCGCGCGATCCTGGCCGGCACGCCGGTGGAGCTGCGCACCGACCGCGCCGTCCGGATCGGCCCCGGCCCGGTCGTGCACCTGGCGCGCGGCCGGCCGGTGCGCGCCACCGACGTGGTGCTGGCCCTCGGGCCGCCCCGGCCGGCCGTGCCCGCGTTCGTGGCCGGGCACCCGGAGCTGGTGCCGGACCCGTGGGCGCCCGGCGCGCTGGACGCGATCGACCCGGACCGGCCGGTCGTCATCGCCGGCACCGGGCTGACCGCGGTCGACGTGGCGCTCACGCTGCTGCGCCGGAACCGCGCCGCGCCGGTCGTCATGGTCTCCCGCCGCGGCCTGCTGCCCCGGGTCCACGAGGCGGTACGGCCGGAGCCCGCGCCGGTCGGCGAGCTGGTCGCGCGCGCCCGGTCGCCGCGGTCACTCGTCCGGGGGATTCGGGAGCTGGCGGCCCGGCACCCGGGCGGCTGGCAGGCGGTGGTGGACGCGGTGCGGCCGCACGCGAACGCGCTGTGGGCCGCGGCGAGCGACGCGGACCGGGAACGCTTCCTGCGGCACTGCGCCCGGCACTGGGACGTGCACCGGCACCGGATGCCCCCGGCGGTCGCGGCGGACCTCGCCCGGTTCCGGGACAGCGGTGCGCTGCTCGTCCGTACCGTGGCGGGTTTTGATCGTGGGAACGCGCAGGTGGTGAGCGCGGCCGGGCCCGGGCGGCTGCCGGAGGCCGCGGACCCGCTGATCGGCGCGCTGATCGCGGACGGGCTGGCGCGCGCCGGGCCGTACGGGCTGGGACTGGACGTGGCGGCGCCGCTGTGGGTGGTGGGGCCGCTGCGGCGCGGGCGGCTCTGGGAGACCACCGCGATCCCGGAGATCCGCGACCAGGCCGAGGAGGTCGCGCTGCGGCTCGATCAGGCGTACGTATCGGGCGTCGCCGCCTGA
- a CDS encoding ArsR/SmtB family transcription factor has product MADRLSEVFAALADPTRRAILARLSEGEATVNELAKPFPVSLQAISKHLKVLERAGLIVRGRDAQWRPCRLDPEPLREVATFVEQYRRFWDERYATLDTYLRDLRDQSAPERETE; this is encoded by the coding sequence ATGGCAGACAGACTGAGCGAGGTGTTCGCGGCGCTGGCCGATCCGACCCGGCGGGCGATCCTGGCCCGGCTCAGCGAGGGCGAGGCGACCGTGAACGAGCTTGCCAAGCCGTTCCCGGTCAGCCTCCAGGCGATCTCCAAGCACCTCAAGGTGCTGGAGCGCGCGGGGTTGATAGTGCGCGGCCGCGACGCCCAGTGGCGGCCCTGCCGACTCGACCCGGAGCCGCTGCGCGAGGTCGCGACGTTCGTCGAGCAGTACCGGCGGTTCTGGGACGAGCGCTACGCGACCCTCGACACCTACCTGCGAGACCTGCGAGACCAGTCAGCACCGGAGAGGGAGACGGAATGA
- a CDS encoding GNAT family N-acetyltransferase: MEPVIRLATAADLPLLPSIEVAAGAAFARIDMHDIAADAPPSPAEYAAHQQDGRAWVAVDGRTPVAYLLADRVDGTAHVGQVSVHPAWAGRRLGAALISTCTAWGRSWGARHTTLTTFAEVPWNAPYYARLGFTVVPPGALTPGLAAIRAAEAARGLDRWPRVTMSRDS, encoded by the coding sequence GTGGAGCCCGTGATCCGCCTCGCCACCGCAGCCGACCTGCCGCTTCTGCCATCGATCGAGGTCGCCGCGGGCGCCGCTTTCGCTCGCATCGACATGCACGACATCGCGGCCGATGCGCCGCCGTCGCCGGCCGAATACGCCGCTCACCAGCAGGACGGGCGCGCCTGGGTGGCGGTCGACGGCCGCACGCCGGTCGCGTACCTGCTGGCCGACCGCGTCGACGGCACCGCGCACGTCGGGCAGGTGAGCGTGCACCCGGCCTGGGCCGGCCGGCGTCTCGGTGCCGCGCTGATCTCCACGTGTACGGCGTGGGGCCGCTCCTGGGGCGCCCGGCACACCACGCTGACCACGTTCGCGGAGGTGCCGTGGAACGCGCCGTACTACGCGCGGCTGGGCTTCACCGTCGTACCGCCGGGGGCGCTGACGCCCGGCCTGGCCGCGATCCGGGCCGCCGAGGCCGCACGCGGGCTGGACCGCTGGCCGCGCGTGACGATGAGCCGGGATTCCTAA
- a CDS encoding acyl-CoA dehydrogenase family protein produces MTDAATMRSRAEQLAEEMFLPAAAEVDRAGRVPQSHLDLLRRFGFYGVAAPAELGGLGMEDMATAAYLLETLASGCLTTTLVWMQHHGVVLGAAASRTPGLRDTWLRRLADGDVRGGVALAGLRPGGEGMRVRRADDGGYVLDGEVPWVSGWDMIDVVQAGARDDAGNACFLLVDAVPSATLSGTVQDLSALRASRTAVLRFTGHAVPADRLMHTLPYDSWARTEASGSALNGFLALGVVRRCCALLGPSSLDAELEAARAALLAADPEKTPAARATASELAVRAATTLIVHRGSRGGLRGDHPERLLREAGMLLVYGTRPLIRDELLSRLARGLTP; encoded by the coding sequence ATGACTGATGCGGCGACCATGCGCTCCCGGGCGGAACAGCTTGCCGAGGAGATGTTCCTGCCGGCGGCGGCCGAGGTGGACCGGGCCGGGCGGGTGCCGCAGTCGCACCTGGACCTGCTGCGGCGGTTCGGTTTCTACGGCGTGGCGGCCCCGGCCGAGCTCGGCGGCCTCGGCATGGAGGACATGGCCACGGCCGCCTACCTGCTGGAGACGCTGGCGAGCGGCTGCCTGACCACCACACTGGTCTGGATGCAGCACCACGGCGTGGTGCTCGGCGCCGCCGCGAGCCGCACGCCCGGCCTGCGCGACACGTGGCTGCGGCGGCTGGCCGACGGCGACGTGCGCGGCGGCGTCGCACTCGCCGGCCTGCGCCCCGGCGGCGAGGGCATGCGGGTGCGGCGGGCCGACGACGGCGGGTACGTGCTGGACGGCGAGGTGCCGTGGGTCAGCGGCTGGGACATGATCGACGTGGTGCAGGCCGGCGCGCGCGACGACGCCGGCAACGCCTGCTTCCTGCTGGTCGACGCGGTGCCGTCGGCCACGCTGAGCGGCACCGTGCAGGACCTGTCCGCGCTGCGCGCCAGCCGGACCGCGGTGCTGCGCTTCACCGGCCACGCCGTGCCCGCGGACCGGCTGATGCACACGCTGCCGTACGACTCGTGGGCGCGCACCGAGGCCAGCGGCTCCGCGCTCAACGGCTTCCTCGCGCTGGGCGTGGTGCGCCGCTGCTGTGCGCTGCTCGGCCCGTCGTCACTCGACGCGGAACTGGAGGCGGCCCGCGCCGCGCTGCTCGCCGCCGACCCGGAGAAGACGCCGGCCGCCCGCGCCACCGCGTCCGAGCTGGCCGTGCGCGCCGCCACCACGCTGATCGTGCACCGCGGGTCCCGGGGTGGGCTGCGCGGCGACCACCCGGAGCGGTTGCTGCGCGAGGCCGGGATGCTGCTGGTCTACGGCACGCGCCCGCTGATCCGCGACGAACTGCTGTCCCGCCTGGCTCGCGGTCTCACCCCGTGA
- a CDS encoding SRPBCC family protein, protein MMTEQLTVDRMSDTELVMTRVVDAPRELVWACHTRAEHLRRWWGRGNPLDVEIDFRVGGKYRYVEHAADGNAYAFRGEFLEIEAPSRLVQTFEFEGMPGHVATDSLVLTEENGRTTLTTTSRFTTKDDLDGMVSSGMADGAQRSYVALDALLRELSA, encoded by the coding sequence ATGATGACCGAGCAACTGACCGTGGACCGGATGTCCGACACCGAGCTCGTGATGACCCGCGTCGTCGACGCGCCGCGCGAGCTGGTCTGGGCCTGCCACACCCGGGCCGAGCACCTGCGCCGGTGGTGGGGACGCGGCAACCCGCTGGACGTCGAGATCGACTTCCGGGTCGGCGGGAAGTACCGGTACGTGGAGCACGCGGCGGACGGCAACGCGTACGCGTTCCGCGGCGAGTTCCTGGAGATCGAGGCGCCGTCGCGGCTGGTGCAGACCTTCGAGTTCGAGGGGATGCCCGGGCACGTGGCCACGGACTCGCTGGTCCTGACGGAGGAGAACGGCCGGACCACGCTCACCACCACGTCCCGCTTCACCACGAAGGACGACCTGGACGGCATGGTCTCGTCCGGCATGGCGGACGGGGCGCAGCGGTCCTACGTGGCGCTGGACGCGCTGCTGCGCGAGCTGTCGGCCTGA
- a CDS encoding phospholipase, translated as MHTHHHYGTSETGSVMLDIGRDTGALVIYTGPEQQGLEIEISPLDMIPATRTHVAVRERLINHGRLYCAVYPSLPAGRYAVWRGEAEQAGTVTVAASRVAEFSWPAA; from the coding sequence ATGCACACGCACCATCACTACGGCACGTCCGAGACCGGCAGCGTCATGCTGGACATCGGCCGGGACACCGGCGCGCTCGTCATCTACACCGGCCCCGAGCAGCAGGGCCTGGAGATCGAGATCAGCCCGCTGGACATGATCCCGGCGACCCGCACGCACGTGGCCGTGCGCGAGCGCCTGATCAACCACGGGCGGCTCTACTGCGCGGTCTACCCGAGCCTGCCGGCCGGCCGCTACGCGGTGTGGCGCGGCGAGGCCGAGCAGGCCGGCACGGTCACGGTCGCGGCCTCCCGCGTCGCCGAGTTCTCCTGGCCGGCCGCCTGA